The Camelus bactrianus isolate YW-2024 breed Bactrian camel chromosome 11, ASM4877302v1, whole genome shotgun sequence genomic interval AGTGCACCTTAGCACTAGTTAGATACCATGGCACCAGAGAGCTCTTGTGGCACCAGGCTCCTAGTGGACTCCAGTGAACCCAAGCTCCCAGCCCACTCCACTGCTGCCCAGCTCCTATGCCCCAGGCAACTCCTATGGAACCAGGCTCTCAGCAGgctcctgcaaactcagatttccAGTTGACCATGGTACCAGTCAGCTCCCATGGCACCAGGTTCCCAGTTCACCACAGCACTATCTGGCTCATCTAGCCCTGGGCAGCTACCATGGCACTAGGTTCCTGATGGGCTCCTAGAAACCCAGGTTTCCAGCATATCCCCATGCTAGCCAGCTCCCATAGCCCCATTTTTAACTCCTGGGGCTCCAGCTCTAAGAACCTAGGCTACCAGCTGGACCCAGTACCAAGCTGACTACTGTATGCTCAAGCATTCAACCTACCTCAGCACCAGGCTGATTCCACAGCTCCAGGCACCCAGCCCATCCCAGCACCAGACCAGCACTCACAAACCTAGAATCTAGACTGGCTTTCATGGGCCTAAGTTCCTGGGCCACCCCAATACCAAGCCAGCCCCCCAGACCCCTACCTCAAGACCAGCATCCATGGACTTAGGCTCCTAGTCCACCCCAGGATCAGACCAGATCCTGCAGGCTCAATTTTGGGCTGAACCAAAGGTCATGGGTTATAGGATGAGTCCCAAAGGCCCAGGCTCCAGGTATGCCCTAGTGCCAGACCAGCCCCCATAGTCCCAATCTCCAGGGTGACTCCTGAAAAATCAGGTTCCCATCCCATCCCAGTAATAAACTGGCCCAATGGAATGAGTTGCCAGGCCTACCCCAGTGTTCCCCAGTGCCTGGTTAGGCCCTGTGAGTGCAAGATTCAGATCTGACCATGAAGATCCAGCTCCTAGGCCCATCACTACAGATTCAAACACCAGGCCCACCCCAGTGAACCCAGGCTAAAGGTCCACATCAGCAGACCCAGGTAACCGGCTGATCCCCATACACTCAAGCATAAGGATTGCCCAACTGTTGACCTAGAGACCGGACCTGTCCACCAAGGACTCATGCAGAATCTCTGATTGGGCTGACTGGTAAATGCTTTGCCTACCaaaagaaaacactggaaatGGTGCTTACTTCCTCAAATGAGCAGACAAAATGCAATGTTACAATGATCATGAAAGAAATCAAGAAGCATGACACCACCAAAGAACCTAATAAAATTCCAACGACTAACCCTAAAGAAATAGAGATCTATAAACTGTCTGAAAATCCTCTTAAAGAAATTCAATGAGTCCCGCGCCGCGCGCGTGAACCCGCTCCGCGCCTCCACCCCGCGCGTGGTCGCCGCTCCTTCCCAGCGCAGACATGGCCTCAGGTGCCACTCCCGCGGCCGTGAAGATTGGAATAATTGGTGGGACAGGCCTGGATGATCCAGAAATCTTAGAaggaagaactgaaaaatatgtgGATACTCCATCTGGCAAGCCTTCTGATGCCTTAATTTTGGGGAAGATAAAGAATGTTGACTGTGTCCTCCTTGCAAGGCATGGGAGGCAGCATACCATCATGCCTTCAAAAGTCAACTATCAGGCGAacatctgggccctgaaggaggaggGCTGTACACACGTCATAGTGACCACAGCCTGTGGTTCCCTGAGGGAAGAGATCCAGCCCGGCGATATCGTCATTATTGACCAGTTCATCGACAGGACCACCATAAGGCCTCAGTCCTTCTATGACGGAAGTCATTCCTGTGCCAGAGGAGTGTGCCATATTCCAATGGCTGAGCCATTCTGCCCGAAAACAAGAGAGGTCCTCATAGAAACTGCTAATAAGCTAGGACTCCGGTGCCACTCAAAAGGGACAATGGTCACAATCAAGGGACCTCGTTTTAGCTCCCGGGCGGAAAGCTTCATGTTCCGAACCTGGGGGGCAGATGTTATCAACATGACCACAGTTCCAGAGGTGGTTCTTGCTAAGGAGGCTGGGATGTGCTATGCAAGTATTGCCATGGCAACAGATTATGACTGCTGGAAGGAGCATGAGGAAGCGGGTTCAGTGGACCAGGTCTTAAAGACCCTGAAAGAAAATGCCAATAAAGCCAAAAGTTTACTTCTAAGTACTATACCTCAGATAGGATCCGTGGAGTGGTCAGAAACCCTCCATAACCTCAAGAATATGGcccagttttctgttttgttaccaAGACATTAAAATAGCATGGCTGCCTAGAAGATGAGACCTTCTAATTCCAGTGATTTGGGGAGTTCCTGCTTAACTTGAGAAAACATCGAAGAGATTTGCAGCTTTCATGCCCTTGCCCATTAAGGACGAACAAGCGATAAGACAAGACACTGTCACATCAGAGATGTCCTCTAAAAGACTTGGACTGCTTCAAGTAACAGAAAGAAGGCAAATGACCAGTAAACATGTGGGAAGATTCTTACActttagaaaaaaagacaagaaggcACGATTCACCATTCTCCCAATAAATTTGTAACAAAGGGTGGGCAGTAACATCCAGTTTCCTATGTTGCCGAGGAATACGAAGAAGAAATGGGACTCTTAGGCTATTTATTTTTGTGACTGTAAACTGGTACAATCTTTTTGGAGGGCAGTTGGGTAAAATGTACCAAAAGGCTTAAAAGTACTTCCTTTGTGCTGGGTACTCTACTCCAAGgaatttatctctaagaaattatCAGAGATACAAATAATTATGTATAAAGAGGGATGTCTAACAGTATtagcaaatattcaaaacaatctGAATATCCAGCAACTGGAGGTAAATTGTAGTTAGCTCTAATTAGATTTTGAAGATGCCAGCTGAAGATCATGTTTTCACACTTACTGTACTAAAGAAAAAGTTCCTGtacaataagaaatgaaaaaaggatatGTATGCATTTTACATTactaattgttttaaaatttcacataaataTGTACAAAGACTAGAAAAATGTAATCTTTTGTCGTTGTATTTGGAGGGAGGGATGCTGGatactttctttctttaaattttctgtgtcttcacatttttctacaatgaatataaccaAATGGTAACGTtgttataaaaatatacttagaTCCAGTTCTTGAAAACAGTTTCTTGGTAATGTAGCAAAAGTTATGACGGTAATATTAAGAAGAGTTTTCTTTGAGTTCcatctttattttgtttaaaaaggtCATTAATGACTGTACAGTCAGAACCATACTTGGGTTTGCAACAACTTGGGGAAAGCTGGGTGTTTAATACAGAGTCTTAAATTATTTAAGGGACTACATAGACACATTATAGTGTGTCAGATATTTTTTAACTTGATATTTGACTTTGTTTCTCCTCctttttatgatttttgttttgtaataaagaaaatgaaagcttgAGAAATTCAAtgaactaaaagaaaacaaagatagaaAACTAAGTAAAATCAGCAAAACAAtgcatgaataaaatgaaaagttcaacaaagaaataaaaaccattaacacacacacacaaaacacacacagaaatccCAGAGTTAAAGAATACAATGACTGAACTGAAGAATTCAATAGGGAGTTTTAACAGCAGATTCaatcaagcagaagaaagaattaatGAACTAGGATAAAGTTCATTTAAAATCATCCAGTCAGAGgagcaaaaaacagaaaaagaattacaaaaagtTAAGAAAG includes:
- the LOC141579145 gene encoding S-methyl-5'-thioadenosine phosphorylase-like, which gives rise to MASGATPAAVKIGIIGGTGLDDPEILEGRTEKYVDTPSGKPSDALILGKIKNVDCVLLARHGRQHTIMPSKVNYQANIWALKEEGCTHVIVTTACGSLREEIQPGDIVIIDQFIDRTTIRPQSFYDGSHSCARGVCHIPMAEPFCPKTREVLIETANKLGLRCHSKGTMVTIKGPRFSSRAESFMFRTWGADVINMTTVPEVVLAKEAGMCYASIAMATDYDCWKEHEEAGSVDQVLKTLKENANKAKSLLLSTIPQIGSVEWSETLHNLKNMAQFSVLLPRH